The genomic DNA AGCTATGATAAACTAGCTGAGGCAACTGGCGGTCTAGGTCATAATGATAATATCCACAAAAGTCCGCACTACGCAGCGCTTGATTGTGATAACTGTCATAAAGCACACCAACCAACGCTAAATATGTGCCTAAGATGTCACACGCAAGAATCTATGAAAAAACTAAAAGTTAAGTAAGGGGTAAAAGATGAAAAAAGTTATAACAATTGTTGCAATAACACTCATTGCTACTTTAGTGCTTATCTTTGGTGGTAAAAAAGTAGTAGAAGTCACTGGAGATTATCCATTTTGTGGGGCTTGTCATGCTTGGGATGGAGCTATAGCTCAGACAAACTTAGCCGACACTGTGCATGGAGCTAGTGCAAAACACGGTGTCAAAGTCACATGTACAGACTGCCACTTGCCTCATGATAGCAATATAGGATATCTATTTACCAAGGCTAAAAACGGCGTTGCAGAGGGATTTACTACAATATTTGGCGATCCCAAGAAAAAAGACTGGCTTGGCAATAGAGAACATGCTAGAAAAAACTATACTTTTGATAGTTCATGTCTAAAATGCCACGCAAATATCCTAAAAGTAAGTGATGGAAATATTACTAGAAAGACAAATCAAATGCATGAAAAATACGTGCAATTCAAAGGCACAAAAGACGCTATGAAATGTACTGACTGCCATAAACACGTAGGCCATAAAAACCTTGGTTCAATGCTTTATGAGCAAAAATTTCATCAACCAAACTCATGGGATGAGTGGGAAAAGGAGAGAAACAAATAACTACGTGGCGTTTTAAAACTCATAAAAGGCTGTAAATTTGCAGCCTTTTATGGTATAATTCATTAAAAATAAAAGAAAATTGATATGAATTTACCAAATGATCTACTAAACAAATACCAAAATATATGCAACGATAATCTTATTTTTGTAAAATATAAGGTAGAAAAATCCACGCCAAACTATGAAGCAAGCTTTAGACAAAATGCAATAATATACGTCAAAACTGGTCAAAAAATAGTAATTACTCCTAAAAACAAATATACTATAAATCAGCAAGAATTGCT from Campylobacter iguaniorum includes the following:
- a CDS encoding cytochrome c3 family protein, which codes for MKKVITIVAITLIATLVLIFGGKKVVEVTGDYPFCGACHAWDGAIAQTNLADTVHGASAKHGVKVTCTDCHLPHDSNIGYLFTKAKNGVAEGFTTIFGDPKKKDWLGNREHARKNYTFDSSCLKCHANILKVSDGNITRKTNQMHEKYVQFKGTKDAMKCTDCHKHVGHKNLGSMLYEQKFHQPNSWDEWEKERNK